In one window of Megalopta genalis isolate 19385.01 chromosome 4, iyMegGena1_principal, whole genome shotgun sequence DNA:
- the LOC117218841 gene encoding uncharacterized protein LOC117218841 — translation MQPVYDDDLGDAWKWQFERRYSDRIREKRQRKVLTRMSLTYELTYTDRDIENIPLICFLTDRRLRLYMKRLSASSLISKTGEKSDEDANNAAVPTDRDVEETSVSEENIAQETSNCCGLPVKKLLLNRFRGNVSRKFQIPFRQQNNNYPGQVNFAEATATESVSVRQNWSANRKRGSNKENVSTFAFSFEQQLHVDLDTGITGPVVTELHRDFLAAIDFDKYKIF, via the coding sequence ATGCAGCCTGTCTACGACGACGATCTCGGGGACGCGTGGAAATGGCAATTCGAACGACGATACTCGGACAGGATCCGCGAGAAGAGGCAGAGAAAAGTGCTAACTCGTATGAGCCTGACGTACGAGTTGACGTACACCGATCGCGACATAGAGAACATACCTTTGATATGTTTCCTCACGGATCGCCGGCTGAGGCTTTACATGAAGAGGCTGTCGGCGTCGTCGCTGATAAGCAAAACCGGCGAAAAATCGGACGAGGACGCGAACAACGCGGCCGTGCCGACGGATCGGGACGTCGAAGAGACGTCGGTGTCCGAAGAAAATATCGCGCAGGAGACGTCCAATTGTTGCGGGTTGCCCGTGAAGAAGCTGCTTCTGAACCGGTTCAGGGGAAACGTGTCGCGGAAATTCCAGATACCGTTCAGACAGCAGAACAACAACTACCCCGGTCAGGTGAATTTCGCGGAAGCCACGGCCACGGAGTCTGTTTCCGTCAGACAGAACTGGTCCGCGAACCGtaaacgaggctcgaacaaaGAGAACGTGTCGACTTTTGCGTTCAGCTTCGAGCAACAGCTGCACGTTGATTTGGATACAGGCATCACGGGGCCGGTGGTCACCGAACTGCACCGAGATTTTTTGGCTGCTATCGATTTCGACAAGTACAAGATCTTTTGA